Proteins encoded by one window of Arabidopsis thaliana chromosome 2, partial sequence:
- a CDS encoding Glycine-rich protein family (Glycine-rich protein family; FUNCTIONS IN: molecular_function unknown; INVOLVED IN: biological_process unknown; LOCATED IN: endomembrane system; EXPRESSED IN: leaf whorl, root, leaf; EXPRESSED DURING: LP.04 four leaves visible; CONTAINS InterPro DOMAIN/s: Glycine rich protein (InterPro:IPR010800); BEST Arabidopsis thaliana protein match is: glycine-rich protein 3 (TAIR:AT2G05520.5); Has 32113 Blast hits to 9490 proteins in 861 species: Archae - 8; Bacteria - 10040; Metazoa - 11064; Fungi - 1844; Plants - 5235; Viruses - 311; Other Eukaryotes - 3611 (source: NCBI BLink).), whose translation MASKALVLFGLFAVLLVVTEVAAASGTVKSESGETVQPDQYNGGHGGNGGYNGGGGYNGGGGHNGGGYNGGGGYNGGGHGGRHGYCRYGCCYRGYHGCSRCCSYAGEAVQTQPGH comes from the exons ATGGCTTCCAAGGCTTTAGTTCTGTTTGGTCTATTTGCAGTTCTTCTCGTCGTCACAGAAGTTGCCGCTGCATCCG GTACAGTGAAGTCAGAGAGTGGGGAAACCGTGCAACCTGATCAATATAATGGCGGTCACGGCGGCAATGGAGGCTACAACGGAGGAGGAGGTTACAACGGAGGAGGAGGTCACAACGGAGGAGGTTAcaacggaggaggaggatacAATGGAGGAGGACACGGAGGAAGACATGGTTACTGTCGCTATGGCTGTTGCTACAGAGGTTACCATGGCTGTTCAAGGTGTTGTTCGTATGCTGGAGAAGCTGTTCAGACTCAGCCTGGTCactaa
- the GRP-3 gene encoding glycine-rich protein 3 (glycine-rich protein 3 (GRP-3); FUNCTIONS IN: molecular_function unknown; INVOLVED IN: response to ethylene stimulus, response to desiccation, response to abscisic acid stimulus, response to salicylic acid stimulus; LOCATED IN: endomembrane system; EXPRESSED IN: 22 plant structures; EXPRESSED DURING: 14 growth stages; CONTAINS InterPro DOMAIN/s: Glycine rich protein (InterPro:IPR010800); BEST Arabidopsis thaliana protein match is: glycine-rich protein 3 short isoform (TAIR:AT2G05380.1); Has 67000 Blast hits to 17256 proteins in 1389 species: Archae - 28; Bacteria - 27528; Metazoa - 20984; Fungi - 3299; Plants - 7053; Viruses - 888; Other Eukaryotes - 7220 (source: NCBI BLink).), producing the protein MASKALVLLGLFAVLLVVSEVAAASSATVNSESKETVKPDQRGYGDNGGNYNNGGGYQGGGGNYQGGGGNYQGGGGNYQGGGGRYQGGGGRYQGGGGRYQGGGGRQGGGGSGGSYCRHGCCYRGYNGCSRCCSYAGEAVQTQPGH; encoded by the exons atggcttCCAAGGCTTTGGTTCTGTTGGGTCTCTTTGCTGTTCTTCTCGTCGTCTCAGAAGTAGCCGCGGCATCTTCTG CCACAGTGAATTCAGAGAGTAAGGAAACTGTGAAACCTGATCAACGTGGCTACGGTGACAATGGAGGAAATTACAATAACGGAGGAGGTTACCAGGGAGGAGGGGGTAATTAccaaggaggaggaggtaaTTAccaaggaggaggaggtaaTTAccaaggaggaggaggaagataccaaggaggaggaggacggTAccaaggaggaggaggacgaTACCAAGGAGGCGGTGGGCGACAAGGAGGAGGGGGAAGTGGGGGAAGTTACTGCCGCCACGGCTGCTGCTACAGAGGTTACAACGGCTGCTCAAGATGCTGCTCGTATGCCGGAGAAGCTGTTCAGACTCAGCCCGGTCactaa
- the GRP-3 gene encoding glycine-rich protein 3 (glycine-rich protein 3 (GRP-3); FUNCTIONS IN: molecular_function unknown; INVOLVED IN: response to ethylene stimulus, response to desiccation, response to abscisic acid stimulus, response to salicylic acid stimulus; LOCATED IN: endomembrane system; EXPRESSED IN: 22 plant structures; EXPRESSED DURING: 14 growth stages; CONTAINS InterPro DOMAIN/s: Glycine rich protein (InterPro:IPR010800); BEST Arabidopsis thaliana protein match is: Glycine-rich protein family (TAIR:AT2G05530.1); Has 35333 Blast hits to 34131 proteins in 2444 species: Archae - 798; Bacteria - 22429; Metazoa - 974; Fungi - 991; Plants - 531; Viruses - 0; Other Eukaryotes - 9610 (source: NCBI BLink).), translating to MASKALVLLGLFAVLLVVSEVAAASSATVNSESKETVKPDQRGYGDNGGNYNNGGGRYQGGGGRYQGGGGRQGGGGSGGSYCRHGCCYRGYNGCSRCCSYAGEAVQTQPGH from the exons atggcttCCAAGGCTTTGGTTCTGTTGGGTCTCTTTGCTGTTCTTCTCGTCGTCTCAGAAGTAGCCGCGGCATCTTCTG CCACAGTGAATTCAGAGAGTAAGGAAACTGTGAAACCTGATCAACGTGGCTACGGTGACAATGGAGGAAATTACAATAACGGAGGAG gacggTAccaaggaggaggaggacgaTACCAAGGAGGCGGTGGGCGACAAGGAGGAGGGGGAAGTGGGGGAAGTTACTGCCGCCACGGCTGCTGCTACAGAGGTTACAACGGCTGCTCAAGATGCTGCTCGTATGCCGGAGAAGCTGTTCAGACTCAGCCCGGTCactaa
- a CDS encoding Glycine-rich protein family has protein sequence MASKALVLFGLFAVLLVVTEVAAASGTVKSESGETVQPDQYNGGHGGNGGYNGGGGYNGGGGYNGGGHGGRHGYCRYGCCYRGYHGCSRCCSYAGEAVQTQPGH, from the exons ATGGCTTCCAAGGCTTTAGTTCTGTTTGGTCTATTTGCAGTTCTTCTCGTCGTCACAGAAGTTGCCGCTGCATCCG GTACAGTGAAGTCAGAGAGTGGGGAAACCGTGCAACCTGATCAATATAATGGCGGTCACGGCGGCAATGGAGGCTACAACGGAGGAGGAG GTTAcaacggaggaggaggatacAATGGAGGAGGACACGGAGGAAGACATGGTTACTGTCGCTATGGCTGTTGCTACAGAGGTTACCATGGCTGTTCAAGGTGTTGTTCGTATGCTGGAGAAGCTGTTCAGACTCAGCCTGGTCactaa
- the GRP-3 gene encoding glycine-rich protein 3 (glycine-rich protein 3 (GRP-3); FUNCTIONS IN: molecular_function unknown; INVOLVED IN: response to ethylene stimulus, response to desiccation, response to abscisic acid stimulus, response to salicylic acid stimulus; LOCATED IN: endomembrane system; EXPRESSED IN: 22 plant structures; EXPRESSED DURING: 14 growth stages; CONTAINS InterPro DOMAIN/s: Glycine rich protein (InterPro:IPR010800); BEST Arabidopsis thaliana protein match is: Glycine-rich protein family (TAIR:AT2G05530.1); Has 35333 Blast hits to 34131 proteins in 2444 species: Archae - 798; Bacteria - 22429; Metazoa - 974; Fungi - 991; Plants - 531; Viruses - 0; Other Eukaryotes - 9610 (source: NCBI BLink).), whose translation MASKALVLLGLFAVLLVVSEVAAASSATVNSESKETVKPDQRGYGDNGGNYNNGGGNYQGGGGRYQGGGGRYQGGGGRYQGGGGRQGGGGSGGSYCRHGCCYRGYNGCSRCCSYAGEAVQTQPGH comes from the exons atggcttCCAAGGCTTTGGTTCTGTTGGGTCTCTTTGCTGTTCTTCTCGTCGTCTCAGAAGTAGCCGCGGCATCTTCTG CCACAGTGAATTCAGAGAGTAAGGAAACTGTGAAACCTGATCAACGTGGCTACGGTGACAATGGAGGAAATTACAATAACGGAGGAG gtaaTTAccaaggaggaggaggaagataccaaggaggaggaggacggTAccaaggaggaggaggacgaTACCAAGGAGGCGGTGGGCGACAAGGAGGAGGGGGAAGTGGGGGAAGTTACTGCCGCCACGGCTGCTGCTACAGAGGTTACAACGGCTGCTCAAGATGCTGCTCGTATGCCGGAGAAGCTGTTCAGACTCAGCCCGGTCactaa
- a CDS encoding Glycine-rich protein family (Glycine-rich protein family; LOCATED IN: endomembrane system; EXPRESSED IN: 20 plant structures; EXPRESSED DURING: 9 growth stages; CONTAINS InterPro DOMAIN/s: Glycine rich protein (InterPro:IPR010800); BEST Arabidopsis thaliana protein match is: glycine-rich protein 3 (TAIR:AT2G05520.4); Has 20980 Blast hits to 7546 proteins in 779 species: Archae - 6; Bacteria - 3254; Metazoa - 9284; Fungi - 1649; Plants - 4555; Viruses - 118; Other Eukaryotes - 2114 (source: NCBI BLink).), producing the protein MASKALLFLSLIVVLLIASEVVARDLAEKSAEQKNNERDEVKQTEQFGGFPGGGYGGFPGGGYGGNPGGGYGNRGGGYRNRDGGYGNRGGGYGNRGGGYCRYGCCYRGYYGGCFRCCAYAGQAVQTQPQSTEPGH; encoded by the exons ATGGCTTCAAAAGCATTGCTTTTTTTAAGTCtcattgttgttcttcttataGCTTCTGAGGTGGTAGCCAGAGACCTCGCTGAGAAATCGGCAGAGCAGAAAAACAATG AAAGAGACGAAGTAAAGCAAACGGAGCAGTTTGGCGGGTTTCCAGGAGGAGGGTATGGAGGGTTCCCGGGAGGAGGGTATGGAGGAAACCCTGGTGGAGGATATGGAAACCGTGGTGGTGGATATAGAAACCGTGATGGAGGATATGGAAACCGCGGTGGAGGATATGGAAACCGAGGAGGAGGATATTGTCGCTATGGTTGCTGCTACAGAGGCTACTACGGTGGCTGCTTCAGGTGTTGTGCTTATGCTGGTCAGGCTGTTCAAACTCAGCCACAGAGTACTGAGCCGGGTCACTAA
- the GRP-3 gene encoding glycine-rich protein 3 (glycine-rich protein 3 (GRP-3); FUNCTIONS IN: molecular_function unknown; INVOLVED IN: response to ethylene stimulus, response to desiccation, response to abscisic acid stimulus, response to salicylic acid stimulus; LOCATED IN: endomembrane system; EXPRESSED IN: 22 plant structures; EXPRESSED DURING: 14 growth stages; CONTAINS InterPro DOMAIN/s: Glycine rich protein (InterPro:IPR010800); BEST Arabidopsis thaliana protein match is: Glycine-rich protein family (TAIR:AT2G05530.1); Has 35333 Blast hits to 34131 proteins in 2444 species: Archae - 798; Bacteria - 22429; Metazoa - 974; Fungi - 991; Plants - 531; Viruses - 0; Other Eukaryotes - 9610 (source: NCBI BLink).): MASKALVLLGLFAVLLVVSEVAAASSATVNSESKETVKPDQRGYGDNGGNYNNGGGYQGGGGNYQGGGGRYQGGGGRYQGGGGRQGGGGSGGSYCRHGCCYRGYNGCSRCCSYAGEAVQTQPGH, encoded by the exons atggcttCCAAGGCTTTGGTTCTGTTGGGTCTCTTTGCTGTTCTTCTCGTCGTCTCAGAAGTAGCCGCGGCATCTTCTG CCACAGTGAATTCAGAGAGTAAGGAAACTGTGAAACCTGATCAACGTGGCTACGGTGACAATGGAGGAAATTACAATAACGGAGGAGGTTACCAGGGAGGAGGGGGTAATTAccaaggaggaggag gacggTAccaaggaggaggaggacgaTACCAAGGAGGCGGTGGGCGACAAGGAGGAGGGGGAAGTGGGGGAAGTTACTGCCGCCACGGCTGCTGCTACAGAGGTTACAACGGCTGCTCAAGATGCTGCTCGTATGCCGGAGAAGCTGTTCAGACTCAGCCCGGTCactaa
- the GRP-3 gene encoding glycine-rich protein 3 (glycine-rich protein 3 (GRP-3); FUNCTIONS IN: molecular_function unknown; INVOLVED IN: response to ethylene stimulus, response to desiccation, response to abscisic acid stimulus, response to salicylic acid stimulus; LOCATED IN: endomembrane system; EXPRESSED IN: 22 plant structures; EXPRESSED DURING: 14 growth stages; CONTAINS InterPro DOMAIN/s: Glycine rich protein (InterPro:IPR010800); BEST Arabidopsis thaliana protein match is: Glycine-rich protein family (TAIR:AT2G05530.1); Has 30201 Blast hits to 17322 proteins in 780 species: Archae - 12; Bacteria - 1396; Metazoa - 17338; Fungi - 3422; Plants - 5037; Viruses - 0; Other Eukaryotes - 2996 (source: NCBI BLink).) encodes MASKALVLLGLFAVLLVVSEVAAASSATVNSESKETVKPDQRGYGDNGGNYNNGGGYQGGGGNYQGGGGRYQGGGGRQGGGGSGGSYCRHGCCYRGYNGCSRCCSYAGEAVQTQPGH; translated from the exons atggcttCCAAGGCTTTGGTTCTGTTGGGTCTCTTTGCTGTTCTTCTCGTCGTCTCAGAAGTAGCCGCGGCATCTTCTG CCACAGTGAATTCAGAGAGTAAGGAAACTGTGAAACCTGATCAACGTGGCTACGGTGACAATGGAGGAAATTACAATAACGGAGGAGGTTACCAGGGAGGAGGGGGTAATTAccaaggaggaggag gacgaTACCAAGGAGGCGGTGGGCGACAAGGAGGAGGGGGAAGTGGGGGAAGTTACTGCCGCCACGGCTGCTGCTACAGAGGTTACAACGGCTGCTCAAGATGCTGCTCGTATGCCGGAGAAGCTGTTCAGACTCAGCCCGGTCactaa
- the GRP-3 gene encoding glycine-rich protein 3 (glycine-rich protein 3 (GRP-3); FUNCTIONS IN: molecular_function unknown; INVOLVED IN: response to ethylene stimulus, response to desiccation, response to abscisic acid stimulus, response to salicylic acid stimulus; LOCATED IN: endomembrane system; EXPRESSED IN: 22 plant structures; EXPRESSED DURING: 14 growth stages; CONTAINS InterPro DOMAIN/s: Glycine rich protein (InterPro:IPR010800); BEST Arabidopsis thaliana protein match is: glycine-rich protein 3 short isoform (TAIR:AT2G05380.1); Has 35333 Blast hits to 34131 proteins in 2444 species: Archae - 798; Bacteria - 22429; Metazoa - 974; Fungi - 991; Plants - 531; Viruses - 0; Other Eukaryotes - 9610 (source: NCBI BLink).), whose protein sequence is MASKALVLLGLFAVLLVVSEVAAASSATVNSESKETVKPDQRGYGDNGGNYNNGGGYQGGGGNYQGGGGNYQGGGGRYQGGGGRYQGGGGRYQGGGGRQGGGGSGGSYCRHGCCYRGYNGCSRCCSYAGEAVQTQPGH, encoded by the exons atggcttCCAAGGCTTTGGTTCTGTTGGGTCTCTTTGCTGTTCTTCTCGTCGTCTCAGAAGTAGCCGCGGCATCTTCTG CCACAGTGAATTCAGAGAGTAAGGAAACTGTGAAACCTGATCAACGTGGCTACGGTGACAATGGAGGAAATTACAATAACGGAGGAGGTTACCAGGGAGGAGGGG gtaaTTAccaaggaggaggaggtaaTTAccaaggaggaggaggaagataccaaggaggaggaggacggTAccaaggaggaggaggacgaTACCAAGGAGGCGGTGGGCGACAAGGAGGAGGGGGAAGTGGGGGAAGTTACTGCCGCCACGGCTGCTGCTACAGAGGTTACAACGGCTGCTCAAGATGCTGCTCGTATGCCGGAGAAGCTGTTCAGACTCAGCCCGGTCactaa